A single genomic interval of Spinacia oleracea cultivar Varoflay chromosome 6, BTI_SOV_V1, whole genome shotgun sequence harbors:
- the LOC110787559 gene encoding uncharacterized protein gives MDFDDLDDPFQAPQPKPSRFAPKAARFQPKSTKGPGLKVEPKVETPVVVKKEEDSHSVSSSSAAAEKMDVDGKEFLVKNGGDDSAELKEEEEETTNAMEEDDVEVDHVVAEYDVYYNPRDPATQLYVLQYPLRPSWRPYELEQRCTEVRMKPNSGEVEVDLSVDTNSDNYDGQDEEGKINKQTLSSSCRLPQATGYAVGVLSGKKLYLNPIHAVVQLRPSMEYLKKHNPKVTVKKEGSDNSAIAGPSRKQIKKMDPEAVESWISLKYHSSGTELAERYLRKMMTEQKDPLQFLMNPYDYLNSLCPGAVINKMTSRGPSRRSLLSLPLEERLKTWLVEGPSVQRFNAIKHLAPDDPVEDVLEILQKYACLVQGLWVSKSSIRHPTGKGPEVLVRDYALLLFSQSPVIKDSELDILGSQKSTGKVVLREIAVERPNCKDWKFKEPTDVSFIKLYPDVVEQQLKLWQDREQVILQRIMGRRPKLNRPGSSMQSDEGSVKATNVARSASISMSKETQEALPKILKKLFQSHKVCSFQTICQGLRDMAVSMSALPKTDGRAAVAAAKGVDAPQEELQAAICEIAYNVHGVYVLKSSEHPEFDSLRKLVIDLFLGSGPNAKLKKGEFMEAAKIRLQKEPTNSEFQKVITEMCVSKGGAWVLKSGDGVPK, from the exons ATGGACTTTGATGATTTAGATGATCCGTTTCAAGCGCCGCAGCCGAAACCGTCAAGGTTCGCGCCGAAAGCCGCTAGGTTTCAGCCGAAGTCGACGAAAGGTCCTGGGCTGAAGGTTGAGCCGAAGGTGGAGACGCCGGTGGTGGTTAAGAAGGAGGAGGATTCGCATTCGGTGTCTTCCTCTTCTGCTGCTGCTGAGAAAATGGATGTTGACGGCAAGGAGTTTTTGGTGAAGAACGGCGGTGATGATAGCGCGGAGCTTaaagaagaggaggaggagaCGACGAATGCTATGGAGGAAGATGATGTTGAGGTAGATCATGTGGTTGCTGAGTATGATGTTTACTACAATCCTCGTGATCCTGCTACTCAG TTGTATGTTTTGCAATATCCGTTGAGGCCGTCGTGGCGCCCGTATGAGTTGGAGCAGCGATGCACTGAG GTTAGGATGAAGCCGAATAGTGGAGAGGTGGAAGTTGATTTATCGGTTGACACAAATTCTGATAACTATGATGGCCAAGATGAAGAAGGGAAAATAAACAAGCAG ACTTTGTCGTCTTCCTGCAGGCTGCCTCAAGCTACCGGATATGCTGTTGGGGTGTTGTCTGGTAAGAAG CTATATCTGAACCCAATTCATGCAGTTGTGCAGCTACGACCGTCAATGGAATATTTGAAGAAACATAATCCAAAGGTCACTGTCAAAAAAGAAGGATCCGATAATAGTGCTATCGCTGGGCCATCAAGGAAGCAG ATAAAGAAAATGGATCCAGAAGCTGTGGAG TCATGGATTTCCCTCAAGTATCACAGCTCAGGAACTGAACTCGCAGAACGATATTTAAGGAAGATGATGACAGAACAGAAAGATCCACTACAGTTTTTGATGAATCC GTATGATTATTTGAACTCCTTATGCCCTGGAGCAGTGATCAACAAGATGACGTCAAGAGGGCCATCTAGACG GTCTCTGCTCTCCCTACCACTGGAGGAACGACTGAAGACATGGCTTGTTGAG GGACCTTCTGTTCAAagatttaatgccattaagcaCCTTGCACCTGATGACCCTGTTGAAGATGTTCTTGAAATCCTTCAAAAGTATGCTTGTTTAGTACAAGGTCTCTGGGTTTCAAAAAGTTCCATCCGACATCCAACAGGAAAAGGACCTGAAGTTCTAGTAAGAGATTATGCTCTTCTTCTATTCAGCCAGAGTCCAGTCATTAAAGACTCAGAATTAGATATTCTGGGATCTCAGAAATCTACTGGAAAAGTAGTACTACGAGAAATAGCTGTTGAGAGACCAAATTGTAAAGATTGGAAGTTCAAAGAGCCTACAGATGTGTCGTTTATAAAACTTTATCCAGACGTTGTCGAGCAACAATTGAAGCTATGGCAAGATCGCGAGCAAGTGATACTACAAAGAATCATGGGGCGTAGGCCGAAATTGAATAGGCCTGGATCCTCTATGCAATCTGATGAAGGTTCTGTAAAAGCTACAAATGTAGCACGCTCCGCAAGCATTTCCATGTCAAAAGAAACTCAAGAAGCGCTAcccaaaattttgaaaaagcttTTCCAATCTCACAAAGTTTGCAG CTTTCAAACAATTTGTCAAGGCCTGAGGGACATGGCGGTTTCTATGTCTGCCCTCCCAAAGACTGATGGCAGAGCTGCTGTGGCTGCAGCAAAGGGTGTTGATGCCCCTCAAGAAGAGCTTCAGGCTGCTATATGTGAAATCGCATATAATGTCCATGGAGTCTACGTGTTGAAGTCCTCAGAGCATCCAGAATTTGATTCATTGAG AAAATTAGTCATTGACCTTTTTCTTGGAAGTGGACCTAATGCAAAGCTTAAGAAAGGTGAATTTATGGAAGCTGCCAAAATCAGACTTCAAAAGGAGCCCACTAACAGTGAATTTCAGAAG GTGATCACTGAAATGTGCGTATCAAAGGGAGGGGCATGGGTACTAAAGAGTGGCGATGGAGTCCCAAAATGA